A region of Saccharococcus thermophilus DNA encodes the following proteins:
- a CDS encoding type III restriction-modification system endonuclease: MKLKFIADLDYQKRAIDSVVQIFKGQEMSQSNFTVSYGPNAGMIQTDLGVGNRLDLTPEEILKNVQDIQMKNGLPRSERLDGMHFTVEMETGTGKTYVYLRTIYELHKHYGFTKFVIVVPSVAIREGVYKSLQITRDHFNELYDHTPVEYFIYDSQKLDQVRNFATATTIQIMIINIDAFRKSFEDPDKEDKANVIHRPNDRLNGYRPIEFIQQTNPIVIIDEPQSVDTTPKSKEAIASLHPLCTLRYSATHVEKYNMVYRLDAVDAYNQKLVKKIEVMSVRSEPSFNVPYIKLIEVKEGKAKIELDVESRGKVKRTTKTVKYGDDLYDISGERELYRGYIVEQIDWTEGNEAIEINGYRLQIGEAIGDLDDDAIRRYQIRKTIEEHLNKELQLRRRGIKVLSLFFIDKVAHYRDYDKDGNPIKGKYAVMFEEEYKNLIQKPKYRQLWDDPGIDPDVEKAHNGYFAQDKKGRLKDTKGNTEADTDVYNLIMKDKERLLSLNEPLRFIFSHSALREGWDNPNVFQICTLKDSAGTYVSRRQEIGRGLRLAVNQNGERVQDYHINTLTVMANESYEEFVATLQKEIEEETGVKFGKIEKHIFAKLVYVDEKTEEPVQIGYDLSVKLYEELKQNGYIDKHSMVTSELKKAIENYDLRLSAEFQPWLPAIVKEIKRHLQALPIKDATKKQKVKLNMSVFNQEEFRQLWDKIKYKTVYSVDFDSEQLIQKCIESIQTMPRIEKIRILSRKGKVEIDRMTGVQAQTVSESVEDYVSLHHTLPDVITELQNRTNLTRKTIVRILTGCKRLEDFKNNPQKFIEEVTKIIQREMKQLLKDGVKYYKIGDDAYYAVELFQNEELLAYLNDNAIPSEKSLFDHIVYDSDVEERFARRFENDEKVKVYVKLPSWFKIDTPIGAYNPDWALVIEKDGEEKLYFVLETKGQEWEGELRPGESAKIAFARKHFEAIGTDIEFVGPENDVEAFMLRAVNR, translated from the coding sequence ATGAAGCTGAAGTTTATCGCGGACTTGGATTATCAAAAGCGGGCGATTGATTCCGTTGTGCAAATTTTTAAAGGGCAAGAAATGAGCCAGTCCAACTTCACCGTTTCGTATGGACCAAACGCGGGAATGATTCAAACGGATTTAGGCGTAGGGAATCGTTTAGACCTTACGCCGGAAGAAATTTTAAAAAACGTGCAGGACATTCAAATGAAAAACGGCCTGCCGCGCAGTGAGCGGCTTGATGGCATGCATTTTACCGTTGAAATGGAGACAGGTACGGGGAAGACATATGTCTATTTACGGACGATTTACGAATTGCATAAACATTACGGATTTACGAAATTTGTCATTGTTGTTCCGTCCGTGGCGATTCGCGAAGGGGTGTACAAGTCGCTGCAAATTACGAGGGACCATTTTAATGAACTGTATGACCATACGCCGGTTGAGTACTTTATTTACGACTCGCAAAAACTGGATCAAGTCCGTAACTTTGCGACAGCGACAACGATTCAAATCATGATTATTAATATTGACGCGTTCCGAAAAAGCTTTGAAGACCCTGATAAAGAAGATAAAGCGAACGTTATCCACCGTCCGAACGACCGTTTGAATGGCTATCGACCAATCGAATTTATTCAACAGACAAACCCGATTGTTATTATCGACGAACCGCAAAGCGTCGATACGACGCCGAAATCAAAAGAAGCAATCGCTTCGCTCCATCCGCTTTGCACACTGCGCTACTCGGCGACGCATGTGGAAAAATATAATATGGTGTATCGCCTCGATGCAGTCGACGCGTATAATCAAAAACTCGTCAAAAAAATTGAAGTCATGTCCGTTCGTTCCGAGCCGTCTTTTAACGTACCGTATATAAAACTAATCGAGGTAAAGGAAGGAAAAGCGAAGATCGAATTGGACGTCGAATCGCGCGGAAAGGTGAAACGGACGACGAAAACGGTGAAATACGGAGACGATTTGTACGATATTTCCGGGGAGCGCGAATTGTATCGCGGTTATATCGTCGAGCAGATTGATTGGACGGAAGGGAACGAAGCGATCGAAATCAATGGCTACCGCTTGCAAATTGGAGAAGCGATCGGCGATTTGGACGACGATGCGATCAGACGGTATCAAATCCGCAAAACGATCGAAGAGCATTTGAACAAAGAGCTGCAGCTTCGCCGCCGCGGCATTAAAGTATTAAGCCTTTTCTTTATCGACAAAGTCGCCCATTACCGCGATTATGATAAAGACGGCAATCCGATTAAAGGAAAATATGCGGTGATGTTTGAGGAAGAATATAAGAATTTGATCCAAAAACCGAAATACCGCCAACTCTGGGACGACCCAGGCATTGATCCGGACGTAGAAAAAGCACACAACGGGTATTTCGCGCAAGACAAAAAGGGTCGTCTGAAAGATACAAAAGGAAATACGGAAGCAGACACCGATGTGTACAACCTTATTATGAAAGACAAAGAACGGCTGCTTAGCCTCAATGAGCCGCTTCGCTTTATTTTCTCTCATTCGGCGCTTCGTGAAGGATGGGATAACCCTAACGTCTTTCAAATTTGCACGTTGAAAGACTCCGCAGGAACGTACGTATCGAGACGCCAAGAAATCGGACGCGGATTGCGTCTGGCTGTCAACCAAAACGGGGAGCGTGTGCAGGACTATCATATCAACACGCTAACGGTCATGGCGAACGAATCGTACGAAGAGTTTGTTGCGACGCTGCAAAAAGAAATCGAAGAAGAAACAGGAGTCAAATTCGGCAAAATCGAAAAACATATATTTGCTAAACTCGTCTATGTCGACGAGAAGACGGAAGAGCCGGTGCAAATAGGCTATGACTTATCGGTAAAATTATATGAAGAATTAAAACAAAACGGTTATATTGACAAGCATAGCATGGTCACCTCTGAATTAAAGAAAGCGATAGAAAACTATGACTTGCGCTTAAGCGCGGAGTTTCAACCATGGCTTCCGGCGATCGTAAAAGAAATAAAACGCCACTTGCAAGCATTGCCGATCAAAGACGCGACCAAAAAACAAAAAGTGAAATTAAATATGTCCGTATTCAATCAGGAAGAATTCAGACAGTTATGGGACAAAATCAAATATAAAACGGTCTATTCCGTCGATTTCGACAGTGAACAATTGATTCAAAAGTGTATTGAAAGCATTCAAACGATGCCGCGCATTGAGAAAATTCGCATTTTAAGCCGCAAGGGAAAAGTTGAAATCGACCGCATGACAGGAGTACAGGCGCAAACGGTAAGCGAAAGCGTCGAAGATTACGTCAGCTTGCACCATACGCTTCCAGATGTCATTACCGAACTGCAAAACCGCACCAATTTAACGCGGAAGACGATCGTCCGTATTTTAACCGGCTGCAAGCGGCTAGAGGATTTCAAAAACAATCCGCAAAAATTTATCGAAGAAGTAACAAAGATCATCCAGCGTGAAATGAAGCAGCTGTTAAAAGACGGAGTGAAATATTATAAAATCGGAGACGATGCGTATTATGCGGTGGAGCTATTCCAAAACGAAGAGCTGCTTGCTTACTTGAATGACAACGCTATTCCGAGCGAAAAGTCGCTGTTTGACCATATCGTCTATGATTCAGATGTGGAAGAGCGTTTTGCCCGACGCTTTGAGAACGACGAAAAAGTAAAAGTATATGTAAAGCTGCCAAGCTGGTTTAAAATTGACACGCCGATTGGCGCCTACAACCCTGACTGGGCGCTTGTCATTGAGAAAGACGGGGAAGAAAAGCTGTACTTCGTCCTTGAGACGAAAGGACAGGAATGGGAAGGAGAATTGCGTCCGGGCGAATCGGCAAAAATCGCGTTTGCCCGCAAACACTTTGAAGCAATTGGCACGGATATTGAGTTTGTCGGCCCGGAGAATGATGTGGAGGCGTTTATGCTGCGGGCGGTTAACCGTTAA